One window of Neptuniibacter halophilus genomic DNA carries:
- a CDS encoding TRAP transporter large permease: MEISLIGFAALMVLIFARIPLGVSMGLIGVLGFAYVQQVEFDNSRGWDAALNMVSQVAFETGLSYSLSVVPLFILMGNFITEAGLSAQLYRASHAFLGHFRGGLALATVVSCGGFSAVCGSSMATAATMSKVAMPSMRKYNYSDDLASGAIAAGGTLGILIPPSVILVIYGIMTETDIGKLFIAGLLPGFLGIVLYMAAVSVTVKLKPESGPAVEKAGWAERLSAFRHVWGICFLFVVVMGGIYSGIFTPTEAAGIGASGAFFMALLRRRLTFNILVNVLVSSVRTTAMLFFLVIGAVLFSNFINLAGLPDALRDMVLGLNLSPVLVIVAIIAIYILLGCVLESMSMILLTVPVFYPLVQAMGFDLVWFGILVVVVTEISLITPPVGLNVFVLKTVLPDVKLGTIFKGVTPFWMADIVRLVLIATVPALSLYLPGLVG, encoded by the coding sequence ATGGAAATCAGTCTGATCGGTTTTGCAGCACTGATGGTGCTGATCTTTGCCCGGATACCTCTGGGGGTGTCCATGGGGCTGATCGGGGTACTGGGTTTTGCCTACGTACAACAGGTGGAGTTCGATAACAGTCGCGGCTGGGATGCGGCACTGAATATGGTGTCGCAGGTGGCTTTTGAGACCGGTCTCTCCTACAGCCTGTCGGTGGTGCCGCTGTTTATCCTGATGGGTAATTTTATTACCGAAGCGGGGCTATCTGCCCAGTTGTACCGGGCGTCGCATGCTTTTCTCGGTCACTTTCGAGGTGGTCTGGCGCTGGCAACGGTGGTTTCCTGCGGTGGATTTTCCGCGGTATGCGGCAGCTCCATGGCCACCGCAGCCACCATGTCTAAGGTGGCGATGCCTTCGATGCGTAAATACAACTACTCGGATGATCTGGCCAGTGGCGCGATTGCGGCCGGTGGCACCCTCGGGATTCTGATTCCGCCCAGCGTGATTCTGGTGATCTACGGCATCATGACCGAGACCGATATCGGCAAGCTGTTTATCGCCGGTCTGTTGCCGGGATTCCTTGGCATTGTGCTGTATATGGCGGCGGTGTCGGTCACGGTGAAACTGAAACCGGAGAGCGGCCCGGCAGTGGAGAAGGCGGGCTGGGCTGAGCGCCTGTCAGCGTTCCGTCATGTCTGGGGCATCTGCTTTCTGTTTGTAGTGGTCATGGGGGGGATCTACAGCGGTATTTTCACCCCGACGGAAGCGGCAGGGATCGGTGCATCCGGCGCGTTCTTTATGGCACTGCTGCGGCGCAGGCTGACCTTTAACATTCTGGTGAATGTGCTGGTGAGTTCGGTACGTACCACAGCGATGCTGTTCTTTCTGGTGATCGGTGCGGTGTTGTTTTCCAACTTTATCAATCTGGCGGGATTGCCTGATGCCCTGCGGGATATGGTGCTGGGCCTGAATCTGAGTCCGGTACTGGTGATTGTGGCGATTATTGCGATCTACATTCTGCTGGGCTGCGTGCTGGAAAGTATGTCGATGATCCTGCTGACGGTGCCGGTGTTTTATCCACTGGTGCAGGCAATGGGGTTTGATCTGGTCTGGTTCGGCATTCTGGTGGTGGTGGTCACCGAGATCAGTCTGATCACACCGCCGGTCGGGTTGAACGTATTTGTTCTGAAGACCGTTCTGCCGGATGTGAAACTGGGCACCATCTTTAAAGGGGTCACCCCGTTCTGGATGGCAGATATTGTGCGT
- a CDS encoding acyl-CoA dehydrogenase family protein, with amino-acid sequence MASSVINKESWGGEAVFDALLAEIRERRDEFEAQMYISQDVIEKFKQIGVYRALVPKRFGGDEKSPAEFLQMVEAISAADGSAGWVASFGMNPAYLASLPMETIEKVWKDTPDVVFAGGIFPPQPARRMDNGFVVNGRWQFGSGCMGASLCGVGIMPDDGESLPRMAVMPREQVDVEFAWDVVGMVGTGSHDLVVKDVFVPEEWTFTRGGKPNLDEPFFRYPSLAFAAQVLAVTTLGLAREALDVVQDMAAGRVSVTGAPNLGEREHVQIEVAKAEAKVRSSRAFFYEVTGDAWDAIQAGGEPSDHQISMIRLAASNLTHECAEAIRTTYQVAGMTGAYNSHPLSRIMRDSMMCTQHAFMGAITFKNAGAMFFGHKPLPGYL; translated from the coding sequence ATGGCTTCCAGTGTAATAAACAAAGAGTCCTGGGGTGGTGAGGCCGTATTTGATGCCTTACTGGCAGAGATACGTGAGCGCCGCGATGAATTTGAAGCGCAGATGTATATCTCTCAGGACGTGATCGAAAAGTTTAAGCAGATTGGTGTTTATCGTGCACTGGTGCCGAAGCGCTTCGGGGGGGATGAGAAGTCACCGGCAGAGTTTCTGCAGATGGTTGAAGCGATCTCGGCTGCTGATGGTTCTGCCGGTTGGGTCGCCAGTTTTGGTATGAACCCGGCTTATCTGGCATCGCTGCCGATGGAGACGATCGAGAAGGTCTGGAAAGACACACCCGATGTGGTGTTCGCCGGAGGTATTTTCCCACCACAGCCGGCCAGACGTATGGATAACGGTTTTGTGGTCAATGGTCGCTGGCAGTTTGGCAGTGGCTGCATGGGGGCTTCGCTGTGTGGTGTCGGCATTATGCCTGACGACGGTGAGTCCCTGCCCCGGATGGCGGTGATGCCGCGCGAGCAGGTGGATGTGGAGTTTGCCTGGGATGTAGTCGGCATGGTCGGTACCGGCAGCCACGATCTGGTGGTTAAAGATGTGTTTGTGCCCGAAGAGTGGACCTTCACCCGGGGCGGAAAACCGAATCTGGATGAGCCTTTCTTCCGTTACCCGTCGTTGGCGTTTGCCGCACAGGTACTGGCGGTGACCACGCTGGGTCTGGCCCGGGAAGCGCTGGACGTTGTGCAGGATATGGCAGCCGGACGGGTTTCTGTGACCGGTGCGCCCAATCTGGGCGAGCGCGAACACGTGCAGATTGAAGTCGCCAAGGCGGAAGCCAAAGTGCGCTCCTCCCGTGCCTTCTTCTACGAAGTGACCGGGGATGCCTGGGATGCCATTCAGGCGGGCGGCGAGCCATCCGATCATCAGATCAGCATGATTCGCCTGGCGGCATCGAACCTGACCCATGAATGTGCCGAAGCGATCCGCACCACTTATCAGGTCGCAGGAATGACCGGCGCTTATAACAGCCACCCGCTTTCCCGAATTATGCGTGATTCGATGATGTGCACGCAGCACGCCTTTATGGGCGCCATCACATTTAAAAACGCAGGAGCGATGTTCTTCGGACATAAGCCGCTCCCCGGATATCTCTGA
- a CDS encoding aromatic ring-hydroxylating oxygenase subunit alpha produces MTDLINIKNVAADYDSLIMEDKVHTSIYSNPEIFEEELDKVFNNTWVWVGHESEIPDVGSYKTAMIGRHSVIVSRDRKKNIHVLLNRCRHRAATVCEGKRGKTKSFMCPYHGWGYSLDGALRAIPKPEEYEGVINKEDYPLISLRFETYQGLIFATFKEDIEPLEDFLGGAKKWIDLFVKQGGGYPLKVLGDHRFRFPGNWKIQLENTTDAYHFPIVHKSFVSSVDDQTAEIFDFLDGEGHVEDLGNGHSVMVMIPELVDLEKDLDAPIPERFQALAEELAAEGHSDLEVRRMVRAVGGSGFNLNLFPNVACSMAFFRVLAPVSVEETEIHHVAIGGEGAPAAFNQMRLRLHEHFQGPMGFGTPDDAEAWERVQKGSKAGKDEWILVNRGMGNLKESPDGNVSGAVCSETGMRSAYQYYKKMMTA; encoded by the coding sequence ATGACCGATTTAATCAACATTAAAAACGTGGCTGCGGATTACGACAGCCTGATTATGGAAGATAAGGTTCACACCTCAATCTACTCCAATCCGGAAATCTTCGAAGAAGAACTGGATAAAGTTTTCAACAACACCTGGGTCTGGGTAGGCCACGAAAGTGAGATCCCGGATGTGGGCTCTTACAAAACCGCGATGATCGGACGTCACTCTGTGATTGTCAGCCGCGACCGGAAAAAGAATATCCACGTGCTGCTGAACCGCTGTCGTCATCGTGCGGCGACCGTGTGCGAAGGCAAGCGCGGTAAAACCAAAAGTTTTATGTGTCCTTACCACGGCTGGGGTTACTCCCTCGATGGTGCGCTGCGTGCGATTCCGAAGCCGGAAGAGTACGAAGGCGTGATCAACAAAGAGGACTACCCGCTGATCAGCCTGCGTTTTGAAACCTATCAGGGGCTGATCTTCGCGACCTTCAAAGAAGATATTGAGCCACTGGAAGATTTCCTCGGCGGCGCGAAAAAGTGGATCGACCTGTTTGTTAAGCAGGGCGGCGGTTATCCGCTGAAAGTGCTGGGCGATCACCGTTTCCGTTTCCCGGGTAACTGGAAAATCCAGTTGGAAAACACTACCGATGCTTACCATTTCCCGATTGTGCACAAATCGTTTGTTTCCTCGGTGGATGATCAGACTGCGGAGATCTTCGATTTTCTGGATGGCGAAGGCCACGTTGAAGATCTGGGTAACGGCCACAGCGTGATGGTGATGATCCCTGAGCTGGTGGATCTGGAAAAAGATCTGGATGCACCGATTCCTGAGCGTTTTCAGGCGCTGGCTGAAGAACTGGCCGCAGAGGGACACTCTGATCTGGAAGTACGTCGCATGGTACGTGCGGTGGGCGGTTCCGGTTTCAACCTGAACCTGTTCCCGAATGTCGCCTGCTCCATGGCGTTCTTCCGGGTGCTGGCGCCGGTCAGTGTAGAAGAAACCGAAATTCACCACGTGGCGATTGGTGGCGAAGGCGCGCCGGCGGCGTTCAACCAGATGCGTCTGCGTCTGCACGAACATTTTCAGGGGCCGATGGGCTTTGGTACGCCGGATGATGCGGAAGCCTGGGAGCGGGTACAGAAAGGTTCAAAAGCAGGTAAGGATGAGTGGATTCTGGTTAACCGGGGCATGGGCAACCTGAAGGAAAGCCCGGATGGCAACGTCTCCGGTGCGGTCTGTTCGGAAACCGGTATGCGTTCAGCGTATCAGTATTACAAGAAAATGATGACAGCCTGA
- a CDS encoding TRAP transporter substrate-binding protein, which produces MRKVLKAVLTGAVITTSTLVAAETKLTLSSWLPPTHPVVTDMIVPWTQQVEEVTEGRVKVNILAKSLGHPKVHYDIARDGLADITYSVHGYTPGRFVMTKAVEFPFSGNSAEALSVAYWRVHQKYLAQANEHKGTQLLSLFTHGPGQIHNSKKTVAAIDDLSGMKMRVGGGVVNDVAGALDAVPLLKPASQSYELLSHGVADGTLLPMESVTAFKIQDLVTHTTMVPGGLYNISFFLVMNKGRFSELSEADQKAIMSVSGEAFAKMAGKAWDQADAAATSALKAKGNDLSVADDAFITALKERTATLQQSWMEEAEKRGVDGKSALTELRQITASYGH; this is translated from the coding sequence ATGAGAAAGGTTCTGAAAGCAGTGCTAACCGGTGCAGTCATCACCACCAGTACTCTGGTGGCTGCGGAAACCAAACTGACCCTGTCATCCTGGCTGCCACCGACGCACCCGGTGGTGACCGATATGATTGTCCCCTGGACCCAGCAGGTCGAGGAGGTGACTGAGGGCCGGGTTAAGGTGAATATCCTCGCCAAGTCGCTGGGTCACCCCAAGGTTCACTACGATATCGCCCGTGATGGTCTGGCGGATATTACCTACAGCGTGCACGGTTACACACCGGGCCGCTTCGTGATGACCAAAGCGGTCGAGTTTCCGTTCAGTGGTAACAGTGCCGAAGCGCTGTCTGTCGCTTACTGGCGGGTGCACCAGAAATATCTGGCGCAGGCCAATGAACATAAAGGCACCCAGTTGCTCAGCCTGTTTACCCATGGTCCGGGACAGATTCATAACAGCAAGAAAACGGTGGCAGCAATCGATGACCTGTCCGGTATGAAGATGCGTGTCGGTGGTGGTGTGGTTAACGATGTGGCCGGTGCACTGGATGCAGTACCACTGCTCAAGCCAGCTTCCCAGAGCTATGAACTGCTCTCTCATGGTGTAGCTGACGGAACGCTGCTGCCGATGGAGTCGGTAACGGCGTTTAAAATTCAGGATCTTGTGACCCACACCACCATGGTGCCGGGCGGTCTCTATAACATCAGCTTCTTTCTGGTGATGAACAAAGGGCGTTTCAGTGAGCTTTCCGAAGCGGATCAGAAAGCGATCATGAGTGTCTCCGGCGAAGCCTTCGCGAAGATGGCAGGTAAAGCCTGGGATCAGGCTGATGCAGCCGCTACGTCAGCACTCAAAGCCAAAGGCAATGATCTGTCTGTGGCGGATGATGCCTTTATTACAGCCCTGAAAGAGCGTACCGCAACGCTGCAGCAGAGCTGGATGGAAGAGGCAGAAAAGCGTGGGGTTGATGGTAAATCGGCCCTCACGGAACTGCGTCAGATTACCGCCAGCTACGGTCACTAA
- a CDS encoding nuclear transport factor 2 family protein, translating to MAARETVASLAKRLKRFEDEHAVKACMNCYMTLCDQLTVGFDLEPLLALFSEDAIWEGIGSRYSKTFGRMQGRSAIAEMFHKYTQPPAHFAVNVHFLTSELIRVKEEQATGHWVLLQTATFSDGRSQLSSARLEVDFICAEGEWQISHFRTESLFNRPVQTPWDQAAALPVPE from the coding sequence ATGGCAGCACGCGAAACCGTTGCTTCACTGGCTAAGCGCCTTAAGCGATTTGAAGACGAACATGCGGTTAAAGCCTGCATGAATTGCTATATGACGCTCTGCGACCAGTTGACAGTGGGCTTTGATCTGGAGCCGCTGCTGGCGCTGTTCAGTGAGGATGCGATCTGGGAAGGGATCGGTAGTCGCTACAGCAAGACTTTCGGTCGAATGCAGGGGCGCAGCGCCATCGCCGAGATGTTTCACAAGTACACCCAGCCACCGGCGCACTTCGCCGTAAATGTTCATTTCCTCACCAGTGAGTTGATCCGGGTGAAGGAGGAACAGGCTACCGGCCACTGGGTGCTTTTACAGACTGCAACCTTCAGTGACGGCCGCTCGCAGTTGAGCAGTGCCCGGCTCGAAGTGGATTTTATCTGCGCAGAGGGCGAATGGCAGATCAGCCATTTTCGCACTGAAAGTTTGTTTAACCGACCTGTACAGACTCCCTGGGATCAGGCAGCCGCTCTGCCGGTACCGGAGTGA
- a CDS encoding PDR/VanB family oxidoreductase: protein MNNEKIDVMIKRREDQAAGVSVFEFISVSGEALPEFEAGAHIDVHITPELIRQYSLSNAPGSRDCYRLGILNDPESRGGSRTIHETFQPGMTLQISAPRNHFPLDLNAEHSILVGGGIGITPMLTMAYTLKAAGKSFELHYCCRSRSSAAFLDELQAEFPQQLHLHFDDQADEQRFNPEQVFAGYEANGHVYVCGPSGFMDWVMNSAKEQGYAAENVHFEYFNAEVDSSGEAFEVEARQSGVTVRVEEGQSITDALAGAGIKVEVSCEQGVCGTCLCDVLEGTPDHKDHFLTDEEKEDNDQIAVCCSRSKTERLVLDI from the coding sequence ATGAACAATGAAAAAATCGACGTGATGATCAAGCGTCGCGAAGATCAGGCCGCCGGGGTATCGGTATTTGAATTTATCAGTGTCAGCGGTGAGGCGTTGCCGGAATTTGAAGCGGGCGCCCATATCGATGTGCATATTACCCCTGAGCTGATCCGCCAGTATTCACTCAGTAATGCGCCGGGCAGCCGTGACTGTTACCGCCTCGGTATTCTGAATGATCCTGAGTCCCGTGGTGGTTCCCGCACCATCCATGAAACGTTCCAGCCGGGCATGACGCTGCAGATCAGCGCCCCGCGTAATCATTTTCCGCTCGATCTGAATGCAGAGCACAGCATTCTGGTGGGCGGCGGTATCGGTATTACACCGATGCTGACCATGGCCTACACCCTGAAAGCGGCCGGCAAATCCTTTGAGCTGCATTACTGCTGCCGTAGTCGCTCCAGCGCTGCATTTCTGGATGAGCTGCAGGCTGAATTCCCGCAGCAACTGCACCTGCACTTTGATGATCAGGCTGATGAACAGCGCTTTAACCCGGAACAGGTGTTCGCGGGTTATGAAGCCAACGGGCATGTTTATGTCTGCGGGCCTTCCGGTTTTATGGACTGGGTGATGAACAGCGCCAAAGAGCAGGGCTATGCGGCTGAGAATGTTCACTTTGAATACTTCAATGCGGAAGTCGACAGCAGTGGCGAGGCGTTTGAAGTGGAGGCGCGCCAGAGCGGGGTTACGGTTCGCGTTGAAGAGGGTCAGTCGATCACCGATGCACTGGCCGGCGCAGGGATCAAGGTTGAGGTTTCCTGCGAACAGGGCGTTTGCGGTACCTGCCTTTGCGATGTACTGGAAGGTACTCCGGATCACAAAGATCACTTCCTGACGGATGAAGAGAAAGAAGATAACGACCAGATCGCGGTGTGTTGTTCGCGTTCGAAAACGGAGCGACTGGTTCTGGATATCTGA
- a CDS encoding SDR family NAD(P)-dependent oxidoreductase, translating into MTQVALVTGAAQGLGKAIAENLYKAGFAVVMTDANQDAVARSAAEIAPNGERMLALALDVLAKENFETALKQACENFGQVDALINNAAMTLTTPVMEITPEEFDRVTAVNQRGTFFGCQVFGQYFAGRGYGRIVNMASLAGQNGGAASGAHYGSSKGAILTMTKIFARNLAADGITVNAVAPGPMDLPSVRELVPADKLETIINEMIPVKELGSADFVADVVTKLASREASFVTGAAWDINGGIFMR; encoded by the coding sequence ATGACTCAAGTTGCATTAGTAACCGGCGCGGCTCAGGGACTGGGCAAAGCGATTGCCGAAAATCTGTATAAAGCCGGGTTTGCGGTTGTTATGACCGATGCCAATCAGGATGCGGTGGCCCGTTCTGCGGCGGAGATTGCGCCGAACGGCGAGCGGATGCTGGCGCTGGCGCTGGATGTGCTGGCGAAAGAGAACTTCGAAACCGCACTGAAGCAGGCCTGTGAGAACTTCGGTCAGGTGGATGCGCTGATCAACAACGCCGCGATGACCCTGACCACCCCGGTGATGGAGATCACACCTGAAGAGTTTGATCGGGTTACCGCCGTTAACCAGCGTGGCACCTTCTTTGGTTGTCAGGTGTTTGGTCAGTACTTTGCCGGGCGTGGCTATGGCCGCATCGTCAATATGGCCTCGCTGGCGGGGCAGAATGGGGGCGCCGCATCCGGCGCTCACTATGGCTCCAGTAAAGGCGCGATCCTCACCATGACCAAGATCTTTGCCCGCAATCTGGCGGCCGATGGGATAACGGTGAACGCCGTGGCACCCGGGCCGATGGATCTGCCTTCGGTTCGTGAGCTGGTTCCGGCCGACAAACTGGAAACCATTATCAACGAGATGATTCCGGTGAAAGAGCTGGGCAGTGCCGACTTTGTGGCGGATGTGGTGACCAAACTGGCCAGTCGGGAGGCGTCTTTCGTCACTGGCGCTGCCTGGGATATTAACGGCGGTATTTTCATGCGCTGA
- a CDS encoding TRAP transporter small permease: MRLISSCLKSEIWLRSLEFLFERVLAYTAAAFMFLMMLVTLVDVVGRDLFSAPLPGGFEVTELLLAALIFLGLPMVTAENAHVDVDLLDSTVPAFLKPLQNLLICLVNLIAFAVLSWMLWKFALRTYEYEDTTAILQIPFAGLVFLMAACCSVSTLALLCMLLFKGGKGLFRRETKGDM, from the coding sequence ATGCGTTTGATTTCATCTTGCCTGAAATCAGAGATCTGGCTGCGCTCGCTCGAATTTCTGTTCGAGCGGGTGCTGGCCTACACCGCTGCAGCCTTCATGTTTCTGATGATGCTGGTCACGCTGGTTGATGTGGTGGGGCGGGATCTGTTTTCCGCGCCACTGCCTGGTGGCTTTGAAGTGACCGAACTGCTGCTGGCGGCGCTGATTTTTCTGGGCCTGCCCATGGTCACGGCTGAAAACGCCCATGTGGATGTGGACCTGCTGGATTCGACCGTTCCGGCCTTTCTTAAACCCCTGCAGAATCTGCTGATCTGTCTGGTCAACCTGATCGCTTTTGCGGTGTTGTCATGGATGTTGTGGAAGTTTGCACTGCGTACTTACGAGTATGAGGACACCACCGCGATTCTGCAGATCCCGTTTGCCGGGCTGGTGTTTCTGATGGCGGCCTGCTGTTCGGTATCGACGCTGGCCCTGCTCTGCATGCTGCTGTTTAAAGGCGGTAAGGGGCTGTTCCGACGTGAAACTAAAGGGGATATGTAG
- a CDS encoding IacB protein codes for MSETTTHRVLFCIGVNQNFMDAPQSEMGDVWQAFSAMMQGIAELPGVNVLGIMDDDRIQVGPSTSSPWTAYIMADVPDLETVIEGCNLFRSTPVGDGTYKLWKYCKVEARIGRELVVPG; via the coding sequence ATGAGTGAGACAACAACGCATCGAGTGCTGTTCTGTATTGGTGTTAACCAGAACTTTATGGACGCGCCACAGAGCGAAATGGGTGATGTATGGCAGGCGTTCAGCGCCATGATGCAGGGGATTGCTGAACTGCCGGGTGTCAACGTACTGGGCATTATGGATGACGACCGGATTCAGGTCGGCCCCTCCACCTCATCCCCATGGACCGCTTACATCATGGCCGATGTACCCGATCTGGAAACCGTGATTGAGGGTTGCAACCTGTTTCGCAGCACGCCGGTAGGTGACGGTACCTACAAACTCTGGAAGTACTGCAAAGTTGAGGCCCGTATCGGCCGTGAACTGGTCGTACCGGGCTGA
- a CDS encoding aromatic-ring-hydroxylating dioxygenase subunit beta — MSDLNMLNQVRAFIDSEADMLDFEDYQGWLDLWTETGTYIVPIDPQESDFANSLNYAYDKKEMRELRVARLNSGEAVSTQTTDKTVRQMGRFRILDEGAAFVTVRCSMYLSECRHGNLKTYPADLTYTLKKTDNGFQIEEKVIRLQNANAYLSSIGYIL; from the coding sequence ATGAGTGATCTGAACATGCTGAATCAGGTGCGGGCATTTATCGACAGCGAAGCCGATATGCTCGATTTTGAAGATTATCAGGGCTGGCTGGATCTGTGGACTGAAACCGGTACCTACATCGTTCCCATCGATCCGCAAGAGAGCGACTTCGCCAACAGCCTGAATTATGCCTACGACAAAAAAGAGATGCGCGAACTGCGTGTAGCGCGACTCAACAGCGGTGAAGCGGTGTCGACCCAGACCACCGATAAAACCGTGCGCCAGATGGGGCGCTTCCGCATTCTGGATGAAGGCGCGGCTTTTGTCACAGTGCGTTGCTCCATGTACCTGAGCGAGTGTCGTCACGGCAACCTGAAAACCTACCCGGCAGACCTGACCTACACCCTGAAGAAAACCGATAACGGTTTTCAGATTGAGGAGAAGGTGATCCGTCTGCAAAACGCCAATGCTTACCTCAGCAGTATCGGCTACATCCTGTAA